The genomic interval TTAATGTCGTTCACTCATGTGCTGATCAGTggattttactttacttttctgttgttgttggtcACAGTGGACGATGACACGCACCTCACGGTCATAAGTCTGGAGAGAATTCATCATATGTTGTACTGGTCAAGAAACTGACTCGAGATGCCAAAACGTCAGGTTGAAATCATCCGTTAGATGACGTTAACTGATAACTGTCGGCTATCGCGAGGCTACTTTTAAGAATCATGCATGGCAACTTCAGAAAGCAAAACCAAGCCCTTTTGTACATTTCTTTGTCCCTAAGCCTTTGTAGCTTATTTCAATCTATGTGGTTCTACCAGGTTGGTTTTTCATGAATATGCAGTGCGTTCTACACAGCATGTAACTTGAAGAATCAGCATTTTCTATTCTTGACTGGATTCTAAGTCAagcttttaaatgaatgtacTGTTCATAtgaagaaactttttttttttaaatttcccccacatgtaaacaatactttttaataatttcaGCCTGACCATGCTTTCCTAAATGGGCCatattctttttgtctttcataCTCTTTGTTAGAAGCACTCTAGACACtttctttaatgctttaatatttttttttttcgaacgCAACGTCATCTGACAGTTCCCGTAGCATGTAGCTGTAAGTTCCGTTTGTGACTTCCATAAAGTGTTTTTACATTCACTGTATAAACATGGTTTTGTAAACATGAATCGCCTGACTGGGTCGAGTTGTAGTTTGACTACTGAGCAGGTTCAAATCGTGTGTGTTCTACAACCTGACAGAACTGCTTGTATTCATGAAGGCTGGTGTATACTCACAGTACACTGACAAACTACATTAACGATAGCcttatgattaaaataaatcaaagcttTACTGTGTACAGAGCTGGCACAGTATGATTCCGATGTATTTCCACCTCAGTTCTTGTCCGTTTATGACAGCCAGAATGACCAACCTTCAGAAGTAAAATATGGTTAGACATCAAATTGTGGGATACTGTATTTTTAGTTACTTGAAAGTGTAACTACAAAATTTGACCTCAGTGAAAtgctctgtttctttctgtttgactactatttgtcattatttaaacaacCATATAAAACGATTATTGTTAACATTCTACGAGTCCTAATTCTTATTTCAATTATGTGCAGGATGAGAATTCCAGTCAGTGACATTCTGAAATTTCAACCTGAACAAAATGTAATCAGTCTTTAGTAGATTATCCTGGGAATACTTGCTTTTTGGAAATGTACCAAACATGCATAAGTTATTAATCAGatggtttaacacacacacacaaaaaaaaaagattctgcaATAATGCAGCACTTGATACGAGCACTTAAATGATAGAATCATCCACAGACAATAAAGGAAAGGTAAAAGTCCTTATTGTTTATTAGAAAAATGAGAGGCAAACCCAACCTAACACAGCTGTTTGCACCAAACCTGGTCAAGATGGTCATTTCCTCTGCAACCGCTGATTAGCTTGTAGTTTGTATGTAcatcaacataaaaaaacaaatcctctGCTTCGTTTTCAAAATGTCCCTGTAAATTAGGAATGACTAAAATTTTTGATGTCCGTCTGAGCCCCTTTGTATCTGAATTAGTTTGCCGTATCCTCCTCGTGCAGGGTCGTAATCCTGTCTATATTCATCTCGCACCTGAAGAGACAAGAAACACAGCTGAAAGCACTGCGGAAAACTCTAATCCTTAAAGGAAAAGCagcatacaaatataaaaaaggtcAAATATACACTTGTTTTCATCAGGAACACCTGcttatttatgcagttatctaatcagccatgTTGCAGCAGCACAAAATCACAGATACAGACCAAGAGCTTCAGGGTGTAAACTAATTTTAACTGTAGACGGCTGTTGGGAATTTTACACTCAGTCtgtagagtttatacagaaaaggtgtgagggggaaaaacaaGCACCCAGTGAGCAGCAGGACTGAAGGAAAAACTTAATAAGCGGGATCTGAGGAGAAAAGCCAGACTGGACGTTTCAGGCTGACCAGAAAGCTGCACTAACTCAAACACATTTTACAGCATCTCAGAACAGAGTGAATGCTGAGGTGGAAGAGCttcaacagcagaagactaCACTGAGCTCTAATCCCATCAGCTGAGAATAAGAATCTGAAACTGTAATCAGCACGAATTCACAGGACGAGTGTCTGGTCTTTCATTTCCACTCCTGATCTGTCTAGGTTTGGTGAACCTGTGGCCACTGAGGCTCTTAACCTGCATCTTCATGATTTGATTATACATCGTGTTTCTGCCTCATGATTGCAATCGTTCTTCTTGTGCAGGATTACAGGCTTTCCTAATAAAATGATCAGTAAGGGTGCAGTCGTCGTATTCTTACCTGACCACCTGATTTGCCGCGACCGTACTGCCGGCCCTCTTTAAAACCGGCGTCCCAGTCTGTTCTAATGATTCGATCATCCAGTCTGGTTCCATTAATAAATCTCATCGCGTGCTCTGCGTCGGCTCGCGTGTAGTACCTTATAGGTGTGTTGAGGATTTTAACGCAGTTCAGCTTTATCATATTTTATACCCAGACAGAACTTATGCATAACGCATGATGAACAAGAAACCAACTATTACAGAGTATAAAGTCTAGCAAGTCTACCTGTCTAGCAAAATAATAAGCAATTGAATCTTAAATGtctaaaatatctaaatatagtCCATAACTCACAAGCGTTCCTGCAGTCATGATTGTTTGAAATACACGtacctttttaaaaaacttcAGTGATTCAGGTAAAATTATTTGGTCATTTCTATGCCATTAACTTGGACTTTGAAATAGTGGATCAAACTTTTCCCCTTTATGAAGCCCTAGCTTGGTTGTGATAAATGTTATTGATAAAAGCTTAAGGCTATCAAAAACACAAGTGCTGAGAAATGCATTATATCATGGAGGTGTCACAGACAGTACAACATGAAGTAGCTCTGCTTGTCCTTTTATACCAGCTCAGATCAGGACTAAAAGCTGATCTATTTTCAAAACAGTTTGACATATCTAGAGACACCGTCTGCTAGAACAGTCCTATTTGATGCCGAAAGGATACTccacaaaacaaaacccacaTGCGGTCTTCTTGACCTTGTCAAGGCCGATGATTATTCTTTTCACATCGCCACTTTTGGAGAAAAGTTCATACACCTGCTCCTCTGTTGTGTAGAAAGAAAGGTTCCCAACATAAAGAGTACAGCTTTGCTTCAACAGCTTTTCTTGCTCATGCCGATTACCCTGGAAGAAACGGATGtcaaaaatgaaatgtatatgAGAAGAAAACAGTTAAGGTTTCATGTACATAGATTTAATGAAAGGGTTAGTGTTAGATGGTTCACAAATCTCAAAAGCAATATCTGAGGGGTGCAAGAACTGATGACCCACATAGAGCTAAAACAATGTTCTACTGGTTACAACTACACAACAATTTGCTCCAAAATCCATCGGGGTGTTAAATCCAAACTGAATGTATGAATAAAGATTCACAATTATCACAACATTAGTCATCTATTTCAGGCTGTGTTACCAAATCTTTCCTTTAGATTTAGCAACTTCGTTTCAAAACATTTCGAGACTATTTGAGCAGATGTTTAGGACATTATGTAGTTTGTGGggctcttttttccccttctttttcctcttaatTTTCCTCCTTCATGCAACAGAAATTTGATATGTAAATTATtgtgaaaattaaacaaattagtaTCCCCAATTGGTCAACTTCTCAGATGTTCAATTATTTATTGGCTCAAGAGTTTGTAACACTGATTGCGGTGTTGGCAC from Tachysurus vachellii isolate PV-2020 chromosome 1, HZAU_Pvac_v1, whole genome shotgun sequence carries:
- the ncbp2 gene encoding nuclear cap-binding protein subunit 2: MSYKLNALFSDSYVDISQYRDQHFKGNRHEQEKLLKQSCTLYVGNLSFYTTEEQVYELFSKSGDVKRIIIGLDKVKKTACGFCFVEYYTRADAEHAMRFINGTRLDDRIIRTDWDAGFKEGRQYGRGKSGGQVRDEYRQDYDPARGGYGKLIQIQRGSDGHQKF